TCTCGTCGGCCGACGGAATGTCGACGGGCTCGGCGAGCATGTTGCCGCGGGTCTCGGCGCCGGCGGCGGCGTCGTACTGGTGCTCCAGGCCCTGGACGAGGGAGACGAGCTCGTCGTCGCCCTCCTGGATCTGGCGCTCGATCTCGGTCTGCGTACGGTGCGCGTCCGTGCGCAGGGCGTGGGCGATGCCCGGCAGGACCAGACCGGTCGCCGCCGTGATCGCCTCCAGGACGGTCAGCGCCGCGTCCGGGTACGTCGAACGGGCGATGTAGTGCGGGACATGCGCGGCGACGCCCAGAATGTCGTGGCCGGCCTCCATGAGGCGGTACTCGACGAGCGACTCGGCGCTGCCGGGGACCTGCGCCTCGTCGAACGGGCTGCGGTGGCCCGGCATGAGGTCGGTGCGGTTGCCGTGCGGGGTGAGGCCGACGGGGCGGGTGTGCGGGACACCCATGGGGATGCCGTGGAAGTTCACCGACAGGCGTACGCCGAGCCGCTCCACGATCTGCTTGACGGCGACGGCGAAGCGCTCCCACTCGACGTCCGGCTCGGGGCCGGACAGCAGCAGGAAGGGCGCGCCGGTGGTGTCCTGCACGAGCCGCACCTCGATGGCCGGCTCCTCGTACTCGGCCCACCGGTCGCGCTTGAACGTCAGCAGCGGGCGGCGGGCTCGGTAGTCCACGAGCCGGTCGTGGTCGAAGCGGGCGACGAGTTGGTGGGGCAGCGAGTCGAGGAGCCGGTCGACGATCTGCTCGCCGGTCTCGCCCGCGTCGATGTATCCGTCGAAGTGGTAGAGCATGACAAGTCCGGCCGACTCCTGCGCCAGCGCCATGTCGACGACTGCCAGGCCCTTCGGCTCCCATGCGTACAAACCCTGCGGATCAAGCACTTGGACCGCTCCCCTCATGTTCCTACTGCACAACGCACATGACGCCGCAGGCATTCCCGTTTCCGGCAACCATGATCACCCAACCCGACCAGGGCACCTTCTTAAGGGACGTCAGGTCCAACTCCCCCAGGGGCGCGGGGAACTGCGCGACCAACCCCCACCGACCCGCACCCGACCAACAACCCCCGCTCAACGGCAACACTGAGGGCCCGCACCTGAAAGGTGCGGGCCCTCAACTACCGGCTAAGCCTCAGCGGCAGCGTTCAGCTCTGGCCACCGGCCAGCTTCTCGCGCAGCGCGGCAAGCGCCTCGTCCGAAGCCAGGGCACCGGAGGTGTCCGCACCCTCGGAGGAGTACGAACCGCCGCCGCCACCAGTGGACGCGGCCGGAGCCGCACCCGCCGCGTCGCCGCCTTCGGCGGCAGCGGCCTCGTCGGCCTCGCGGGACTTGATGACCTGGGCCTGGTGCTGCTCGAAGCGCGTCTGCGCCTCGGCGTACTGGCCCTCCCACGCCTCGCGCTGGGTCTCGTAGCCCTCGAGCCAGTCGTTGGTCTCGGGGTCGAAGCCCTCGGGGTAGATGTAGTTGCCCTGGTCGTCGTAGGACGCGGCCATGCCGTACAGGGTCGGGTCGAACTCGACCGAGGCCGGGTCGGCACCGAAGGACTCGTTGGCCTGCTTCAGCGAGAGGCTGATGCGGCGGCGCTCGAGGTCGATGTCGATGACCTTGACGAAGATCTCGTCGTTGACCTGGACGACCTGCTCCGGGATCTCCACGTGGCGCTCGGCCAGCTCGGAGATGTGGACCAGACCCTCGATGCCCTCGTCCACGCGGACGAACGCACCGAACGGGACCAGCTTCGTGACCTTGCCGGGCACGACCTGGCCGATCTGGTGGGTCCGGGCGAACTGCTGCCACGGGTCTTCCTGGGTCGCCTTCAGCGACAGGGAGACACGCTCGCGGTCCATGTCGACGTCGAGGACCTCGACCGTGACCTCCTGGCCGACCTCGACGACCTCGGAGGGGTGGTCGATGTGCTTCCAGGACAGCTCGGAGACGTGGACCAGACCGTCGACGCCACCCAGGTCCACGAAGGCACCGAAGTTGACGATCGAGGAGACCACGCCGGAGCGGACCTGACCCTTCTGGAGGGTCGTGAGGAACGTCTGGCGGACCTCGGACTGGGTCTGCTCCAGCCAGGCACGGCGGGACAGGACCACGTTGTTGCGGTTCTTGTCCAGCTCGATGATCTTGGCCTCGAGCTCCTTGCCCACGTAGGGCTGGAGGTCGCGGACACGGCGCATCTCGACGAGAGAAGCCGGCAG
The Streptomyces sp. NBC_01485 genome window above contains:
- a CDS encoding PAC2 family protein, which codes for MLDPQGLYAWEPKGLAVVDMALAQESAGLVMLYHFDGYIDAGETGEQIVDRLLDSLPHQLVARFDHDRLVDYRARRPLLTFKRDRWAEYEEPAIEVRLVQDTTGAPFLLLSGPEPDVEWERFAVAVKQIVERLGVRLSVNFHGIPMGVPHTRPVGLTPHGNRTDLMPGHRSPFDEAQVPGSAESLVEYRLMEAGHDILGVAAHVPHYIARSTYPDAALTVLEAITAATGLVLPGIAHALRTDAHRTQTEIERQIQEGDDELVSLVQGLEHQYDAAAGAETRGNMLAEPVDIPSADEIGLEFERFLAEREGEG
- the rpsA gene encoding 30S ribosomal protein S1 codes for the protein MTSSTETTSTTPQVAVNDIGNEEAFLAAIDATIKYFNDGDIVDGVIVKVDRDEVLLDIGYKTEGVIPSRELSIKHDVDPNDVVAVGDEIEALVLQKEDKEGRLILSKKRAQYERAWGTIEKIKEEDGIVTGTVIEVVKGGLILDIGLRGFLPASLVEMRRVRDLQPYVGKELEAKIIELDKNRNNVVLSRRAWLEQTQSEVRQTFLTTLQKGQVRSGVVSSIVNFGAFVDLGGVDGLVHVSELSWKHIDHPSEVVEVGQEVTVEVLDVDMDRERVSLSLKATQEDPWQQFARTHQIGQVVPGKVTKLVPFGAFVRVDEGIEGLVHISELAERHVEIPEQVVQVNDEIFVKVIDIDLERRRISLSLKQANESFGADPASVEFDPTLYGMAASYDDQGNYIYPEGFDPETNDWLEGYETQREAWEGQYAEAQTRFEQHQAQVIKSREADEAAAAEGGDAAGAAPAASTGGGGGSYSSEGADTSGALASDEALAALREKLAGGQS